A portion of the Brachionichthys hirsutus isolate HB-005 chromosome 6, CSIRO-AGI_Bhir_v1, whole genome shotgun sequence genome contains these proteins:
- the tomm5 gene encoding mitochondrial import receptor subunit TOM5 homolog encodes MFKLEGLGPKLDPEEMKKKMRQDVVSSVRNFLIYVVLLRATPYVLKKLDSI; translated from the exons ATGTTTAAGCTGGAGGGACTCGGGCCGAAACTGGACccggaggagatgaagaagaaaatgcGACAAGATGTCGTCTCATCTGTACGAAACTTCCTCATTTACGTCGTTCTGCTGAGAGCTA CTCCATACGTGTTAAAGAAGCTGGACAGTATATGA